A window of Macrotis lagotis isolate mMagLag1 chromosome X, bilby.v1.9.chrom.fasta, whole genome shotgun sequence contains these coding sequences:
- the SMIM15 gene encoding small integral membrane protein 15, with amino-acid sequence MIDVKAWAEYVVEWAAKDPYGFLTTVILALTPLFLASAVLSWKLAKMIEAREKEQKKKQRRQENIAKAKRLKKD; translated from the coding sequence ATGATTGATGTAAAAGCTTGGGCTGAGTATGTTGTGGAGTGGGCTGCAAAGGATCCATATGGCTTCCTTACTACAGTGATTTTGGCTCTGACTCCACTTTTTCTAGCAAGTGCAGTACTGTCTTggaaattggcaaagatgattgAGGCCagggaaaaggagcagaagaagaaacagagacgtcaagaaaatattgcaaaagcCAAACGACTAAAGAAGGATTGA